The Lycium barbarum isolate Lr01 chromosome 11, ASM1917538v2, whole genome shotgun sequence genome contains the following window.
TAAGATTGTTCTTTATGAACCACCATTATATCCTCAGCCAAGGTTGGCTGAGGACCAGAAATATGTATTTTTGATTGGACTGAGTGTTGGATCGAGGGTGATAAATAATCAAATGGCTGTATGCTTCTGCAACAAGACATTTGCATTACTTAATTATGAGGTGTGAATGTGATTGTTGACATGATGCAGTTAGTCATGGAAATTAGAGGTTCTTAGTTTTGGATAAATGAAGGTTTTATTTAGCGCATTAAAGTGCTGAAGATTTGGTATAATGATTTTCAGATatgaaaagaaaatattttcgACTACAGCAACAGACTGATAATTAACAAATACATATTGATTCAGAACTTTTATCTTAAGACTACTCTCCATATTGCAAGTATAATTCTTATCTTACGATTTCTGGAAGTTAAGCAACCTAGCAATAGGTGGAGAAATTTGTCGAGCCAGGACAGTTGATCGTTGGAAAAAGATCCACTCTATTGATTTAATAGCCAATACAGTCGAAAGTTTACTTTATAATGGGAAAGAAccgaaaaaaagaaaggaaactaGAAAGACCAAGAAGGAACACTCATTGGACCATTTCTTTACTCATTATATCACTTCTGTATGCCACAAATGACCAAGATGGAACCACCTGGTGTTTTTTGCTTTCGTTGGGAATTGAATTGAAACCCATCGTTCTTAACCTACTTCATAACCATTAGATCACACCCTTGGATGCTATATTTAAGAATTCTTTAACTTTAAAAACTTTTTGTTTGTTATGTTCTTTTAGTCATAGAAAACATCGTGACATGTTTAAAGATTGAAATTACAAGTTTCAAGGGTACTTCTAATGTGCCAAAAtctttcttctttcttaaacttcgtctAGTCAAATACCaccatatatatgatatataaggAGTACCAATTGTAGTTGCTAAAGACCAAAAaataaaggggaaaaaaaaagcaGACGCGTTTTGAGGCCGCAACTATGTCAGAGTTGAAACAAAGATTTAGAATCtttcttaatttctttttttaCATCAAGGGAAgaaagggaaagggaaagggaAGGGGATGCTACGCTACTGATGCGGTTTGAAACCTCCACCCCAGCTGCGAAAGATACGAAGCTCACAAACGAACACTCAACCCCACAAAGTTTAGGATTAAAGTGAATCTTTGAGGTGAAATTAAAGAATCACGTGATACCTTCTTTATTATAAGAGGATAAGACAATAAGTCAGAATTAATCAGTGAAAAAAAAAGCACTCTTCTTGAACTTACATTACATATCATAAAGGGGGAGGGGAGAAAAAGCCACAGATGACTTTATTTATGTCTAACAAACTTAATTAGCTGCCACAGCCCAAAATTCAACTGGCTTTTTTCACAGATGTGAGTGAACCACCTGAAAAACTCACTGAATCATACCTTTGAAAAATATAAGCCACAATCAAAGAAGCAGTGAGAGTAACAATATCCTTAGCAGCACATTGCTTGTTTGATTCAGTAGGTTTCCCAGTTTGTGGCCCGTTAGACCAAAACAAATAATTCAACAATTCTTTCCCTTTCTCCTTTGTAAATCTCTCCAACACAAACTTTTCAGGTTCATCAAACACCTTTGGATCTCTCATAACTAATGGTTGGTACCCACAAAGAAGTTCccctttcttgatttgataaacTGAATCATGTGAACTCAACTTAAAATCTTTTCTTGCTCTTGCAAATTGATTTGGCACTGGTGGACTAAGCCTAAGTGTTTCATAAACAAATGACTGAACAAGTTCCATTTCTTTTACACTCTCAAAACTTAAGTTTTCTTGCTTTAATCCAACTCTCTCTCTCACTTCACTTCTCAGTTTCTCTTGCAACTCTGCATTTTTCTCATCTCCAAGATTTCCCAATAGGGTTGGCAAGAAAATGGAGAATCCACCAAAAGCATTGAACCCAAGAATGAACAAAAGGTTATGAATAGCTTCTTGTTCAGTGAGTTGAAAGTCTGTTTGTGCTCTCTTTAACACTTCCTTAGCTCCATTTTTCACAAATTGAGTGAGTTTTTCATAAccacctttgacaaggaaaaaaGGGTAGTTAAAAGAGTGGACAAGGATTTCTTCAAAgggttgaaaaagaccaatgctaaCAGTAGGGGCTAGTTGAATAGCGAGCCACGTGTCGATCAGGGCGTAGCCGGATTCAGCTATCTCCGGTGAGGCTGCCGGGTTGGCGCCGAGGAGAGTGAGTgagaagaagttgaagaggaatTTTTGCATTGTAGGGAGGAGAGAAGCTGAATTGGATTTTGAAAGATCTGATTCAAAAGTTCCAAACATTGTGTCGAGCTCGTTAACTAGTGTAGGCACCCATGTTTTTGAGCTTCTTTTTAGGATGTCCAGTGAAAAGTTCTTAATCTGCAATATAACAATATCAAAATATTTTCTGTAAGAATTTCTCATCCCATTCTCTAAAAAAAAGTTTAGAGTAAGTCTTAGAACAGAGGAGTCACTGAGCAAGTTGATAGTAATCTGAGAAAGCAAGTCGTAGTTTGAGTCGTTGAGCAGAACATATTTCTTATAGAAAAGATCAATCTGGTGTACGAAACATTCTAGGTTCATGCATGGTTCAAGAAAAAGCCGCACACAAACTTTAATGACTGATTCTACGGCTCGAATTCGTGACTTATAAATCACATGAAAGCAAATTTACTGTTGTTCTTATGACGGGCGAAATGTAATTCTCGATGCAAGGGCATAAGCTCCACAAATATTTAATAGTTTGTATAAAAGATTAAACTATGAAATTGTAGAAGATAAACTTTACAGTAGTATAAAATTCAAAAGAAATGAAAGTAACAAACTGTTTTAACTTCCAATGCGTAATGCTTATATAATTTTGTTCTGAATCATGAAATTCTTTATCATAGAAAAATATACTCTTTTATTATATAAGTAATGATAGTTGAATgattaaaataaaacttaaaaaCAAGACATTCTTAGACATATTGGGGAGCGCACAAGGACAATATACACAAAGGACAAAGCTGTTATGCCTAGGCATCAACTAGCCACACGAGTCAAAATCATGAACAAGTAGCAGATTAATAATTTAGTGACTTAAGGGGATATTTTCACATTAATAGCAGTCATATGTAAAACGTGATATGTCAACTCAGTCATATGTAAAACGTGATATGTCAACTCAATTGTCATCTACTCCCCACTAATGTCTGAGGACTGAGGATATGTAGCATAAGATGGATCACGAAACAAATTATGTGTTGGCCCTATAATAGCTCTATGACAGTATCTGCCCATGTTCCTGTGGTCCTTGATATATAATTACTCATAAGACATACGTTAATaactactccctccatctcaatttatgtggtattTTATACTTCCTGAGAatcaatttgactaatttttaAAGCTATGTTGGATTAAATCAACTCAAAATTTCAAGATTAAAAGACTATACGagaagtactataagttgcaattctttTTATATCAATAtgtagaaaaaatatatttaaaatgttgatcaaagtttatataatttaaatttcgaaaaatcaatagtgccacataaatttgtgacagagggagtactaaacTGAAAGTAATATTTTTAGGAGTTACAAAAACAAGGCACTGCCATCACGTTCGAGCATCgaaaataaaaaattatgataAAGAGCGTTTTTCCTTTAATGGAGTTTACGCGACGCGGATCTAATTGGTTGAAGCCCAGAATGGTTGCAAACACCTGGTAGGAACCCGAAAAAAGACAACCCAATTCCGAACTTTGGATTTAGATTGAGCTTAAGAGTTCAAAATTCGATTTTCCTCAGGTTAAAAACTTGCCAAGATGTTTGCTTCTATTGGTTATGTCAATTATTATCAGTTGTATTCACATCGAGAGATTGAATCTTTCTTAGCCACTAATATAAAAGGGGAAGGGCAAAACAAAAATGACACTCTAAAATGAAGGAACAAGCCAAAATATACATTAATAGATAGTTGGCAGTAGGCACTTGTTGGCTATTCATGGACCGCCTATGCTATATAACGATAAAAACAAGTTCATACGTAAATGTCAAGCCAATTTCTTATTTCACTGATGCTTGAATAATTGGCCAAACTATAGCTGTACGCCATGGACCAATAATGGTCTATTTCATGGGCAAATCTAGCTATTCCTTCCCTTCATTGaaagtaatttaaaaaaaaaattgggcaatttgcaggattgtcctgcgctgggggtggtctttactTTTTATCCTTTACTAAAAATTATTTAGTTTCGGGTTCGAACTTTCCTcagttaaaaattttaaaaaaatcgcaaagcaAAGTTTTGAAGGCCTTCCGAAGCCAAACCTCTgcgttgcaatttttttttttttttta
Protein-coding sequences here:
- the LOC132616923 gene encoding fatty acid hydroperoxide lyase, chloroplastic, translating into MIPMMSSIPLLTPTPASLPVRTIPGSYGLPLLGPISDRLDYFWFQKPDTFFSKRIEKYKSTVFRTNVPPCFPFFVGVNPNVVAVLDVKSFSHMFDMEMVEKANVLVGDFMPSVAYTGDMRTCAYLDASEPKHAQIKNFSLDILKRSSKTWVPTLVNELDTMFGTFESDLSKSNSASLLPTMQKFLFNFFSLTLLGANPAASPEIAESGYALIDTWLAIQLAPTVSIGLFQPFEEILVHSFNYPFFLVKGGYEKLTQFVKNGAKEVLKRAQTDFQLTEQEAIHNLLFILGFNAFGGFSIFLPTLLGNLGDEKNAELQEKLRSEVRERVGLKQENLSFESVKEMELVQSFVYETLRLSPPVPNQFARARKDFKLSSHDSVYQIKKGELLCGYQPLVMRDPKVFDEPEKFVLERFTKEKGKELLNYLFWSNGPQTGKPTESNKQCAAKDIVTLTASLIVAYIFQRYDSVSFSGGSLTSVKKAS